The window ttattattatttttaagaatttgaatttttgatatatgtttattatATGTCATTACTTTTAACTTGttacaaaaattgttaatagtctaaattattttttgatattttgtatgtgaaatgaaaaaaaataaagaaaataaagttatatatttttctaaatgttttttaaaacataaaatatttctttttactttcaatagctagtatattattatttatcaaaactaattaatttattaactcACGCGATTCGTCCACGGTCGATCCGGGTTATTGATCCGGGCACTCCCGGTTCAGCGTCTGGATTGAGTTAAAAAACCGTTGGGATTTGGGAGTAGTTTAGGCTGGTGCGAGTGATTACGAGAGACGACgttaattaagttttaaaaagcCTGGTGACCTTAATTTGCTAACATTCATTGtattcttttttgtttattcaGTGTACCgttcgaatttgaaaagtaATGTCGgctaatcttatatattaaaatagaagtcatgacttagttcatgtgtgattttttatttggaccatcccttagaaatttgtttaaattaaatcttttataaatatatgaattatttttagttattctaaaacaaaaatcaaatagaTATTCCTATATTTTCTCTGAAATTGTATATGAATAAAAtcttttcatatcttttttttacaaaaaatatatatattattgattttcattaaaataaacctttaaaatatttaattaatttcctatttatttagataatgtatatttaattttttacgtaataattttataaaatatttgctAATTTCGtgtttatttaaaacataaatgtatacttcattttaaatcaaaaactttttaaatatctaattaattttgtaattataaataaaatcatgtataattttatattaaatttgtgatattaatttaatataatacttgtcaattaaaattttgatccttaaccaataatatatttcaattcATAATTTTGTAtcacataatataaaatatgctatcactgaaaattaaaaaaaaaaatttattgtaCGTGAACTATAaagatattgtattttaaaatattatatcaaacAATTAGTAATATTGTAAATATTACAATTAGTCACATAAAGCAAATAATTTTGTGtgtacaaataaatataatcatccgcacggttgtgcgcATCAAGATCTAGTGTATATTATTAAGAATGGGTGGGTTTGCGAGTATATCGTAATTGTTGGACTTCACGAGGTGAGTAGTCGTATTcgtttaagttattatttatatttgcaAATGACGTGGGCAGTAGTTGTGGGCTAATATTTTTTTGCctaattttgttattatttatcTCTTCATGAGGTCAGTAGTTTGGGGCTAATATATGTTTTGCCAAATTTTGTTTAATTGGATTTGTAAAACATTGATGAGCCTTTTGCCGGGGAAATTTGGACGATTATTAGTTTTTAGTGATCCATTTGTGGGTTGTTAATAATTTTTTGGACGATTATCGGTTTGTTATCTTAATTTGTTGCAGAGATGTGTTTTCTTATGTTATATGCGTAAAACTACTTgtgtcactacaagaaaacatattttttacgagGGCAATATACGTtgtaacttcgtcgtaaacggAGTGTTACGACGAATGAACTTCGAAacacgtttcgtcgtaaaacgcCCGTCGTAACCGAcgattcgtcgtaaatgacttgttacgtttacgacgaaatatattcctcgtaaagcgcagggcagatattcgtcgtaaatgacACGTAAAATTTCGTGGTAAACTCCACGTAATGGATTCGATGTAAAGCACACGTAAATTGTTTCGTTGTAACACCCTCGTAAATGTTTCGATGTAAACTCCACGTAAAATTTCGATGTAAAGACCACGTGAAATCTTCGATGTAAAAGACTCGTAAATCATTTCGACGGTAAttagttgtaaatgtttacgtCGAGCCTACATCGACGtttcgttttataatatattttgaatattgtttttaacctcaaatatattataatttgaatttatttaaaattcagaattttaaataattttaattttaaataaattaaattttaaaacgaaatatgaaaataaaaaacatatataaaaaagcatttaaaagtcataatatttaaattcataatacaaaccgaaaatattaaaaaaactacatatcatCGAAGTAGTCGGTGGGGTTGCTCGGCTGTTGACGGGTTGGATCGGACTCTTGGGGATCTCGTACTGGCAACCCAAGAGCGGCTCGTCTCTGACTCAACATTCTCTGCATAACCGGGTTTCCCACGGCCATCACGTCTAGCAAATCCTCAAGAGAGTCTAAACGAACCTGCTGGCTATCCATTCGAGCTTTCATCTGAGAAGTCTCTTCATCCCGTCTCGAAGTGTATGACGAAGTTGCCCTTGCAACTTGGTTAACGGAGCCTATACCGACTATTCGGCCCTTCTTTCTAGGAGccagctataaaattaaaacatatattaatatagttattaaaaataatgaaaaaaaaaattttagttgtactacctcttcgaagattcggtcggcttcttcggtggacaatgtgacgggtaatccatcgggagaCTCCTGAGTTAGTTGCGTCTCCCGTTCTTCAATCCGAGTAGCCACTGCTTGAGCGAGTTTCTCAGATGCAGGATCCACAAAAACTCCGTCGGATGTGGCGTGAGTCATCTTGAATAGGTCAGACAGAGATGGTAAGACTCCCGTCTTctccaactacaaaaaaaaaaaatattaaaagttatattaattgaatattttaaaataaatatttaaaaacaaaacttacaacGTCTAGACGGATGCCTGCATGTGGTTTTTGGCCGGTTCTGTGAAGCATGGGCAAATTACCATCTTTATCCTTCGTTCTTCGAGAAGCCGAGCACGAATTGGCCTTTTTGATCGAAGACGGGTGCTTCCAATaggcgatgaggccatcccacacatccttcgtgagctcagtgggctttccctcatacccgtcgagctcccacttgtccttccaatcggagactgtgttgcagaggcggatctttgcttttgcaacgaattccgccttcaccatctcggtgattcccaaagaccaatgccacttttgctgaaacacaaaaaatttgaaaaaattacaattaataataatatttaaaaaatatatacatatttaaaagttaaaatttaattaaatttaaaaatcttaccgcaaacattttaaaccaCGTGATCTTAACGTGATTTGGAGTCTTGCTCCAGTTCGGATATGCCCCGTCGTAGTAACCCTTAATCGTTTTCGAAACGCTCCGGCCAACACGGTTATTAGCCCCAAACCTGAAAGGAAAACAATTTAAccgttagaaaataaaaatattttaaatttttatgtaataaaaatcAATAACTTACCAATAAGTTCCTCGGGGTCTATCGGGGTCTAGAACATCCAAACCCTCTCGTCCGGGCTGGGCAAGCAAATCCTCTACCGTATATCTCGCGAATGGGGCATATGAAGGCACACGCAAATCCGGATGAACTGCACCTTCTGGGACAGGCTCAGGTGCAgccgctggaggaggaggtggaggcataTGCGGTGGAGGCATTTGCGGTGGAGGCATCTGCGGTGGAGGAGGACTCCAAGCAACTCTCTGAGAAGGCTGAGAGTCTGGAACTGCGGTGGAGGATGATGGACCAGAAGACGATGGACCGGAAGAAGATGTACCGGAACCATCGTCGCCAAACAAATCTCTATAACTAGGTGCTCTGGATTTTCTTCTAGGAgccatctaaaaaaaattaaaataaattttatcagttacaacataataaaaatattattccgttacctaactaatcacctaaactaattacctaactaatcacctaaactaattccgttacctaactaatcacctaaactaatttaaaaaaaaaaaaaaagagagagaagagagagtttacctTAGAGAGAGCAAAGGAGTTTGGGAGGAATGAGCGAGGCAGCCTCGCTCTCGGCGTCCCcttatatagattaggattcgtcgtaaaatcgacgtaaatttacgacgaatttaccaggcccgcgtttttccatttacgacgaatttaccaggcccgcgtttttccatttacgacgaatttaccaggcccgcgtttttccatttacgacgaatttaccaggcccgtgtttttccgtttacgacgaatttaccaggcccgtgtttttcgtgttacgacgaaattaccaggcccgcgtttttccatttacgacgaaattacgacgcttaaccctaaacaccgagaatgaaatccctaaaccccaaagtgacatatcatctaacatcatatcttatatcatactacttcttactctttcttttagaaaatgttacaatagagaaatccaacatttgatacatatattacatcactctaaatcgttttcgttctcatcactatcattacaatcatcatcgtcgcttctctcgaactcgtcttCACGTGCTTCATCTGTCGCATCTTCGGGAATATCTTCATATTGAAAGTTTTGCGGGTCGATCAAAAGGATTTCATCAGTTGGTTGTTCTGGTACCTCAACTTCAGTGATAGCGTCTTCTTCTTGCAAGGGCGGTTCTTCTCCAACGACAATGCGtccacgaggtgtaactttgatagcAGTTACCCAGTTTATCCCGGAAGTTCGAAgccgaggataaggaaggaagctaacttgctcggcttgtgaagctaaaatgaaaggctcaaatttgttgtatcttctcccaaaattgacatccacaacaccaaatttgttataccGAATCCCGCGGTTCACAACAggatcgaaccattcacatttgaagagcacgcattttagcttcaataaccccggaaattccacttcaataatctcctgcAATATCCCGTAAAAGTCTGTttcacctttcacacatattccgtaGTTACTCGTTGCCCGATGTCTCCCATACTCGTATGTGTGAAAGGTAaatcctcgtgtgaaatacataggtgatgtggtgacctttgcaACTGGACCTTGAACCAATTCATGAAACCATACGGGATAATAAggatcgtcataatcaacctgcaaaaaacatatatatattcttaaacacttacttaattaatataatagtatGAGATATATTACCTGTGATTTTAACCACTTGACAAAGTGTTTATCTTTACGTGTATCCACATCAGTTGCAGATATTCCTGGTATTGCTTCTTCAACTTGAGATACAAACATCCTGCAAATTGaacaaataatcaaatcataCATAATTAACTTCAATTCATATAATTAACATTCACAAAATAATTTACCTTTCAAAGTAACGGGTCATTGCATCCTCGCAGTTGAGCAGAATATAAGTGTGGGCactatgtttatcttcttcACATGACCACCATACTTCTTTCGTTTTACCACCAAACCGTCCAATTTCGCAGAAAATGTCAGGAACACCATCAATTGGATATGATGTCGgtactccaccatcatcatatcttctagGAACTCTTTTTCTCGTACGAACAGTTGGAGCAAAGTAGTATGATGTGAAGTTAGATGTTTCGGCTGTCAAACTCCCTGCAACTATTGAACCTTCTACCTTTGCAAGATTTCTTGCTTTCCCCTTCAAATGTTTCATCTGTCGCTCATATggatacatccatccgttgtgaacaggtccacgaagcaatgcttcatacggTAGGTGGAcaactagatgctccatgacgtcaaaaaatgaaggaggaaatatcttctccaggtTGCACAATATGATCGGAATGTTCTGATGAAGTTGTTCGATGACTTCTTCTTTGAACGTACGTGTGCTAAGATCTCTGAAAAATGCTCCGATggctgtatattttaaaaggaatcaaattaataacatttcgtaacatatgtatatatataaatttataattacctgcaagtgcttcgtgGACatttgctggaaggagctcggcaaaagcaaatggaagcagtcgttgcataaacacatgacaatcatgacttttcATTCCGGAGAACTTTTGACCTCGTTCAATACATCTTgacatatttgaaacataaccaTCAGGAAACTTAACTTCCGATGCAACCCAGTCAAACAAGGTTGTTTTCGCTGTTGATGACAACCGGAAGATGGGAACAGGAACGTTTCCATTGCTCTTGATATGTAACtcacttcttgagcaaatatcaggTAAGTCCATCCTTgactttttgttatcttttgtcttcccagggacgttaagtaatgtattcatgatgttctcaaaaaagttcttctcgatatgcatgacatccaGATTGTGGCGTaagagaagatccttccaatacggtaactcccaaaatatactcttcttatgCCAATTGTGAGATACACCATACCCATCAGGCATATTTCCAGGAACATGCCAATTTCCTCCAACCTTAACTGTTTCCTGAGCTCCGTAATAATCAATGTCCGCTTCGATCTGCTGGCCGGTGAGATATGGAGGAGGACTGTCTCTGACAATTTTTTTGTGTCGAAACAATGTCTTGTTTCTTCTGTACGGATGGGCAAGTGGAAGAaaccgacgatgacaatcaaaccaacaactcttcctaccattcttcagttgaaaagcATCCGTGGATCCAAGACAATACGGACAAGATAATCTTCCATGTGTTGTCcagccagacaacatcccataagcAGGGAAATCACTTATCGTCCACATCAGAactgctcgcatcgtaaaattggttttcaaggaacaatcgtacgtcctcaccccttctgaccacaattgctttagctcttctatcaacggttgaagaaaaacatcaagAGACCGTTTTGGATGCTTCGGCCCTGGGATTAATATGgtcaaaaatagaaattcttgttccatgcacatatccggcggtaaattatacggcgtaagaatgactggccacaaagaatattgtctaccagacattccaaatggactaaatccatcggtgcat of the Brassica rapa cultivar Chiifu-401-42 chromosome A03, CAAS_Brap_v3.01, whole genome shotgun sequence genome contains:
- the LOC103859258 gene encoding uncharacterized protein LOC103859258 — its product is MSGRQYSLWPVILTPYNLPPDMCMEQEFLFLTILIPGPKHPKRSLDVFLQPLIEELKQLWSEGVRTYDCSLKTNFTMRAVLMWTISDFPAYGMLSGWTTHGRLSCPYCLGSTDAFQLKNGRKSCWFDCHRRFLPLAHPYRRNKTLFRHKKIVRDSPPPYLTGQQIEADIDYYGAQETVKVGGNWHVPGNMPDGYGVSHNWHKKSIFWELPYWKDLLLRHNLDVMHIEKNFFENIMNTLLNVPGKTKDNKKSRMDLPDICSRSELHIKSNGNVPVPIFRLSSTAKTTLFDWVASEVKFPDGYVSNMSRCIERGQKFSGMKSHDCHVFMQRLLPFAFAELLPANVHEALAAIGAFFRDLSTRTFKEEVIEQLHQNIPIILCNLEKIFPPSFFDVMEHLVVHLPYEALLRGPVHNGWMYPYERQMKHLKGKARNLAKVEGSIVAGSLTAETSNFTSYYFAPTVRTRKRVPRRYDDGGVPTSYPIDGVPDIFCEIGRFGGKTKEVWWSCEEDKHSAHTYILLNCEDAMTRYFERMFVSQVEEAIPGISATDVDTRKDKHFVKWLKSQVDYDDPYYPVWFHELVQGPVAKVTTSPMYFTRGFTFHTYEYGRHRATSNYGICVKGETDFYGILQEIIEVEFPGLLKLKCVLFKCEWFDPVVNRGIRYNKFGVVDVNFGRRYNKFEPFILASQAEQVSFLPYPRLRTSGINWVTAIKVTPRGRIVVGEEPPLQEEDAITEVEVPEQPTDEILLIDPQNFQYEDIPEDATDEAREDEFERSDDDDCNDSDENENDLE